CGTTACCAATTTGTACAACAAGCATTTAAGCAATCGGTGCCAGGTGAAAAATACCTGAAAATTTCTATGTATATTTTTATCTTATTATTGTGATTAAAATTAAATGTTGTTACTTTTGCACTCCTATTTGTAAAAACGATTAAAGAAATGGCTAAGAAAGGTAATAGAGTACAGGTCATACTGGAATGCACAGAACAGAAAGAAAGCGGTGTTCCGGGAATGTCACGCTATGTGACTACAAAAAATCGGAAAAATACGCCAGGCCGTATGGAATTGAAAAAATTCAATTCTTTCCTGAGACGCTATACAGTCCATAAAGAGATTAAATAAGTTATTAAACTTT
This Dyadobacter sp. UC 10 DNA region includes the following protein-coding sequences:
- the rpmG gene encoding 50S ribosomal protein L33 codes for the protein MAKKGNRVQVILECTEQKESGVPGMSRYVTTKNRKNTPGRMELKKFNSFLRRYTVHKEIK